CGACGGGACCGGAGAAGATCCACAGGTCGGCCAGGGATTTTGTGTTCGGGATGTCCGGGTCAAGGAGTTTCGCGAGGGTACGCTCGCCCAGAGGCATTCCTGCGGACGGCAGAGCGCGGTCCGGGTCGTTGGCCCGTTCCATGAGTTCTTCGTATTCTTCATCTGAGATTTCGAGTGGCATGGGGTTCACCTCATCGGCGGCATTTCGCCGCGTTCCATGAGTTTTGCATCTCTGATCGGGCGTAGATACTCCTCCCAGACCACGCGCCAGACGTTGATGACGCTCGCCAGAGTGACCGCGAGGAGAAGGTACGGGACGCCGGCGGGGTGGACAACCGTCTCGACCGGGATGACGTGGACCGCGCCGTCGATCACCTCGGTATAGGTGGCAGCGAAGGCAATGGCGGTGGAAAGGTAGGCGGCAGCGGCACTGAAGATGAACGCGAGGATAGCCCAGAGGTCATGTGCGCCGACGTTGGGATAAAGCGAGAGGAAGAGGAAAAGGAACGGCGCGATGGCGATAGGTAGCCAGATCTCGAAGGGGATGTATGCCGCGTCGGGAGGGAGGATCGTCGTGGTATCGGCGGCCGTGACGTTGATTGCCGCCGCCGGCGCTATGATGAAAGAGAAGAGCACTAAAAGGGGAAGAAATGAGATTCGGGGGGTCATGATTGCCCCCGGTTACTTCTGGCGCGGCATCAGGACGTAGAGCGCACCAAGGATACCGACAGCCGCCATGATGATCAGCGTGATCGCCAGGAGACCGTACCCGCTCTGGGTCGTGGTGGCCAGACTGGTCTGGATTCCGTGCCAGGACGAGTTGTCGGGGATGGCGGGGGTCCCTGCCTCGATGTTGTAGAGGATCACAACGCCGATAGCCATCACGACTGCCGCGACGATGAACCCGAGGACAACATTGACGTTGCCATCCTCCACGTCCATCTTGTACCGGTCCCTGACGGCGCTAGCGCCGCCGGTTGCGTATACGGCGAGGAGTTCCTTGCCGTACTTGGTGTACTTTTCAATCAGAGTCATCTTTCCTTTCACCTCACTTGGTGAGGTATTGGAAGATATACTATATAGATGTAGTTATGAACTATTTAGAATATATTTAGTATATTGACTATATTGACGCGGCATCTTCTGGTGGCGGGGCGGCGACAGTCTTCACAATTGGGGGTTGGTTCGGGATGCGAGTGAATGGGAGACGGCCGAACCGCTCTTTTGGCTCTTCGAGGATGGCCCACCCGTGCCGCGGGAGGATGCCGATCAGACGGGTGGAAACCATGCTGATCCTGCTCTTCGGGCGACTCCCCCGCAACCAGATGTAATAAGAGAGCCGGTCGGTGACGCGATAATCCATGTCGTTGGTGTCCTGGGTGCCGATCATCATGGAGATGTTGTTTTTTCGGAAACTGATCATCGTCTCTGAGAACCAGCCTACCAGGTGCCAGAGGTCTCCCCGGGCGCAGGCCGGGAAGACCTGGTGCGCCTCGTCGATGGAGATAAGGAAGAACTCGTCCTGGTATTTCAGGCGGATCAGGGCTTCGAGGAACTCATACCACCAGATTGCAGAGGGTGCGCGAACCGCCTCGGTAGGGCGCTTTTTCTGCCGGGTGAGGTCGGCGGCCATAATACGGTCCAGAACTTCAGGCGGGAGGTAATACTCCCGGGGTTCGTATACGATATTGATGCCGCCCATAAGGAGGTTAGAGTACAAATCCTCGACAGTGCCGTACGTAGTAATCTCTTCGATGGGCTGAAGTTGGATCTGATACCTCTTTCGGTCGCGCTCTTCGTACCACGCGAGACGGTCTTTGTAATAGAGATGAACCCTAAGAGGTTTGACGTGTTTCGCATCGGGGAACGATTTCTGGAAGTTTTGCGGGATCTGGCAGTTCCAGTGGTCGTTCTCCAGGCCGCGGTGAATGACGGTTTCGGGATATTTCGGGGCGCCTCCAGAGGAATGCTTGTTGTATGGTGCCGGCAGGTACGTTGCTGCTTGTTCGAGTTGTACTATGAACGTGCTTTTCCCGCTACCGAATTTCCCGACAAGCCCCGTCATGGTTCCCCCGTAAGCGGTCACGCCGTCGTCATGCACGGAAATCTCATACGCCATCTCTCTGCCCTTCGAGGCCGACACTCTCTGAAGAGGGCGCGGGAGTGTGGATTCGTCCATTATTCGCCACTTCCGCGCCTATCCTCTGCGGGGGAAGGTCTCTTGTTCAGGAGCATGTCGGAGAAGTACATGTCTTGCGATGCGATGGAGATCAAGTCTTCATTCAGGCATACAGTGACGAAATAGTCCATGATGTCTGAGGTTTTTGAGAGTGTTTCAGCCCAGAGGCTGCTATCGTTGGCAAAGGACGTTGCAACCTTATCCCACGTCTTCTTCCACTCAACCCAGTCTGAGAGGAATTGGGCGGGGGGCTTCCCTTTCTTTTTTTGAATAGCCGCCCATGTGAGGGACATGACGGAGCGGGACAACCGAAGCGCCTGGGCGGGATCCGTGGAGCATGACGCCACCACAATCAGGCGACCAAGAGCCTCTTTATAATCATTGGGTATAATGCCCATGCTATATACTTTTCGTGATTACATATATACTTCACTGGGGGGTGTAGGGCACCGTTAAGAGAACGAATTGTCCGAATCCCAGGGGGGCGGCGGCCGGCGTGACGGGAGAGGGATACATAAAGGGGAGAAATGAGAGAAAAAGAGAATTAGAGAAAGATTATCACTTTTTCTTGCTCTTCTTCTTGGCACTCTTCTTCCGAGTCTTCTTCTTCGGGGCTGGCGCACCGAAGCCGAAGGGATCGTAGGATCCCATGTTGGCACCGAAGTCGGCGAAGTTTGCCCCGCCGGGGAGACCGCCGCCAGGACCGAGGTTGGCGTTGACGTTGCCACCAATTTCGCCAACATTGTCAAGGATGCCAGCGAAGCCAGAGGGTTTCTGCGCGGCGGCCCGCTCAGCTTTGGTAAGTTTGCGGACTTTGGGAGAAGTCTCGATCTTCGAGAGTTGCATGCCCGCTTTCCCCAGGGAGAGTTCAGACCTGGGGTTGGCATCGATGACGCGGTCGCCACCAGGGAGGAGGTAACGGCCGGGCGTCGAGGTCTTGCGGAGGTTGTGCTGCTTGACGAAGTTGTCTTCGCGCTCGCTGACGGCGCGTTCCTGCTCTCTTTTTAGTTTTCGCTCTTCGTTGCGGGTTGCGAGGGAGCGGCGGGCGTCGCCGCTCCAATTTTTAATGGAGCCTAGGATCCCCATGGATATAGAGTAGCGAGAGTGTGACAAATAGTTATCGGTAGGAATATATAATCTATGTACGGTTTATCCAGGCGCGTAACCGCTCCCAAACCCCTTCTTTTCTCGCGGCCCGTATTTCCTTGATCTCCGCAGACATACAATCTATCTCCCCCCTCATTTTGCGGGCATCCTCGGCCGTCTGTACTCGATGCATTTCGCCCCGATTCAGATCCTCCCTCAACCCCTCGATCTCGCCGGCAAGTGCCTCCTCTCTCACCCGCCGGGCCTGCACCTCCTCCTCCAGGGCGACGATCTTCCCCTGCTGCATCTCGAGTACCTCGCGCACCCGGGGGAGGAGGGCAACGGCCTCGAGTACTTCAGGCGCGAGGGCCGGTACCGCGGGGGGATCCTCGATCACCTCGGCGTCGAGGGTCGGGGCGAGGTCTCGCGCGAGGGCCTCCCGGATCTCCTCGGTGCCGAGCCCCTGATCATAGAGGCCGCGGACAGTCATCACGGTCATCACCACACCATCATCATACATATTTCGCCGGCTCTCCTTCGTCGAGGGGCAGAACTCAGAGAACCTATTGAGATATCGCCGGGTGGTCTCGGTGGGGAGGTCCGCCGCCTCTGCCACCTCCTGCGTCGTCATCATGCCAATAGATGTCGCGTCGGGGGAGAAAAAAAGGGATCGATCTGGTGCCGGGAGGCGTTGTCATCATCACGCTCATCACCCCGTGGTGCGCGTGATGATGACGTGGTGATGATGTGATGATGAGGTGATGAGGACGTGGTGTGTCGGCATCAGAGGACCATCGGGAGGGCGGCGACGGCGAAGTACGCGAGGACGAGCGCCCCGATCCAGGGGTGCCGCGCCTCCTCCATGGGGACGATGGCGCCCGCCCCCAGGCCGGCCAGCCACCCGCACCAGTGCCCCACCACATCGGTGTAGAAGGTTCTGCCGTCCCCGAGCACTGTCACCGGAGGGACGAGGAGCGGGACCACGACGAGGAGGGCGATGCCCGCGAGGATCCCCCGGGTCTTCCGGGAGGGGTGCCGGGCGACTTCGCCGACGAAGTACACTGTGATGATGCCGAGGAGGGCGAACACCACGCCAGAGAGCCCCAGGCCGGTGCTCTGCATCCCGAGGCCGGTTTTGAGTAGGGCGGTCAGGAGCGGGACGAGGGCGAGGGCCAGAAGGAACTGTTTCGATACGGTGGAGATGCCATCTTTCCCGGCCATGAGGAGGAGAGCGGGAGCGAGGATGGCGTACGCTTTGAGGTTCGACGCGAAGAAGGGCCATCCGTACGATACGAAGGGAGCAATGAGGCATTTGGCGAACTGCGGGAGGCCCTGCACCCATGGGTAGAAGGTCGGCGGGAGCTGCGACTGGATGATGCCGAGGAGGAGGGGAACGGCGAGGAAGAGTCCTATCGGGGCGAAATCATGTAGAGGATGCCTTTCCATAGAAACCACGTCACGATTATGCCAAGGACGGCAAATGCTGCTCCCATTCCGATCTGCTCCCACGAGATCAAGGCGTATGGGCTACAGCCATAGTACCCATATGGTCCTGCAATTGCCGATATCATCTCTCGCATCAGAAAAACGGCGATCACACTGGCGATAAGGGCGGCAAAAAACCAACGTGCTGAGAGGTCCGACTTAGAACTCATCCCCAATCCTCAATTGATTTCCCGCCGTGTTGGTTCAGGACGGTCTGCATTGCTGTCCTCTCCTTTTCCCGGCGCAAACTCTCCCGCTCCTCTGCGTGGATCATAACGTGGCACTTGTGGCAGAGTGTCGTGAGGTTTTCCTTTGTGTTCGTCCCGCCAGCGTGTACGGGAACAATATGATGTACCTCTAAGGCATCTGTGGCCCCGCAGCGATTACATTTGTGCCCGTCTCTCTCCAGCGCCGCAACTGATGCAACTATGTCGTCGTGGTGGCGATTCAGGAAGTTCTGGAGGGAGTTCATGGGGCCACCACCCTTACAATGTTACGGCCTTCGCCATCTCTCCCGAAGGAGACATAATACCGAGTGAACTCTGTCGAGTCTCCATCTCTTTTGGAAACTCGCACTTCATCCAGATCCATCAACAAGAATGATGCACTCTCGCTATATGCTAGATCGACGGAATACAGCGGCGTTGAGGAGAGAAATCCCCTCTCTATAATCTCGATGTTGGCGGAGGTGCCGGGGGCCGGGTTGGTGAAAGTAATTGTGTCGTTATCATAGGCAACTGAGAGGAGTTCTGGAGGGATAGATGAGGCGAAGGGGATGTAAGGCTCGGGCGGCGGGGGGCAAAGAATATGGGACATGATAACAATGCAGAGTGCGCCTGCAAAGACCCCGGCCACGATGAGAAGCGGTCTGTGCCAAACATCTTCCCAAAGGGCAAGCAGTATCCCGACACATGCGAAGAAAAGAGCGATGGGCCAGAAGTCAAGACACTTCTCGGCGAAACAGATCTCTTCGTCATCGGAGATCATGGGAGCACCTTCTTGAATCGAATCGCGTCTTTCGGCACAAGAACCGTGTCGCCCTTCTTACGCTCTCGCCCCCCAGGAAGCCGCGTATCCTCGCCGAGGATGACGCGGTACTTCTTCGGGGTCTCGCCGATGATCTTGACGGGATGGCATGTGATGCCGACCCATCCGTCCAACGCAAGATATGCCTCCTCTCCAGTCATATTCTCCATACTTCCTCCTTCCCGCATTTACGGCAGTTTTTCAGTGTTCTCCAGGTCGTTCTTTATGAATGCTTGGCAGTTTCTTTCACGCAGGTGTCGGAAGACGGAAGTGTGGAACTATCCGGTGATCCCAGATAGTTCATCATGAACTTCTCTTTCCACATATCGAGCCTTGCCCGAGCCTCTTCGGGGTGCCGTTTGTGATAATCTGCGGGCAACGTGCCGAGGAAGGCGAGTTTGGTCTTGACATAGAATCCCTTGGATTTCAAGTCGTGTCCATACCGTTCGGTTTTCTTCTCGTCGTAGCCGACGACATCGCCGACCGAGAACTCATCTTTAGATGACGGGTGTACCCAGGTGACGATATGCCAATACGTCTTTTTCATCGTCTCATCCCTCCACGAACCCGAAATCCCGATCAACACACTGGATCAGGTCTTCGCAGGTCGGCAACCGGCTCATCAGTGGCCCGGTCCTTGATTCCCGCTCATGGAATGTCAGGCGAAGCCGGCCGACCGTCGCCCCTTCGATCACCATCCGCAACATCATTCGGTTGGCAGCAACCCAGATCTGAGACAGATCCCATTTGTCCCACGATGTCAGGCATCCCGACCACACCACTTCGACACAGTGAGGATCGTCCCACTTCACGTTCTCATGCTTGATAGGGGCGTTGTATATCCCTCCTCCGGCAGCATATGCCAGAAGGACGGCCACTTTCTTTCCAAGGGGCGAGCATTTGCGACCGCTCGCACTTTCTACCCATGATACAGTTTCTTCATGATTCATTTTCTTCAACCTCCTTCAGTCTCTTATACAGGGTCGTCCTCCCGATGCCGAACTTCTTGCAGATCGTTGTCTTCGGGACTCCCTCGGCAATCATCCGCTGTGCCTCCTTGATGTTCACCGTCTTGCGCCGCCGGCCGAACTTTACCCCTTTCTCCCTCGCGGCATCAAGGCCCAACTTGGTCCTCTCCATGATGAGTTCCCGTTCATATTCCGCGAGGGCGCCCATGATGTAGAAGAAGAGCCGCCC
The Methanofollis sp. W23 genome window above contains:
- a CDS encoding MerR family transcriptional regulator, producing the protein MMTTQEVAEAADLPTETTRRYLNRFSEFCPSTKESRRNMYDDGVVMTVMTVRGLYDQGLGTEEIREALARDLAPTLDAEVIEDPPAVPALAPEVLEAVALLPRVREVLEMQQGKIVALEEEVQARRVREEALAGEIEGLREDLNRGEMHRVQTAEDARKMRGEIDCMSAEIKEIRAARKEGVWERLRAWINRT
- a CDS encoding rhomboid family intramembrane serine protease, with protein sequence MERHPLHDFAPIGLFLAVPLLLGIIQSQLPPTFYPWVQGLPQFAKCLIAPFVSYGWPFFASNLKAYAILAPALLLMAGKDGISTVSKQFLLALALVPLLTALLKTGLGMQSTGLGLSGVVFALLGIITVYFVGEVARHPSRKTRGILAGIALLVVVPLLVPPVTVLGDGRTFYTDVVGHWCGWLAGLGAGAIVPMEEARHPWIGALVLAYFAVAALPMVL
- a CDS encoding HNH endonuclease; this translates as MNSLQNFLNRHHDDIVASVAALERDGHKCNRCGATDALEVHHIVPVHAGGTNTKENLTTLCHKCHVMIHAEERESLRREKERTAMQTVLNQHGGKSIEDWG